From the Tenacibaculum dicentrarchi genome, the window CTTTTACGGAGGGCATGACCCAGAAGATTATCAGCATAGAATTGGCGACCCGAAAACCGAATTAGAGCTACATCCAACATCGCCAGGATATCGTTTAATTTTAAATAATGTGCTATTTCCTGCGGCAAAAAAGAAAAAGCAAAAAACTTAAAAAAAGTAATAGGCAATTGTTTTATAAACCGTTACTTTTGCCTAGATATAACAAGACACATCAAAACAACACAACAATGCCAACAACACAACAACTACAAGATTTTACACAACAAGTTCGTAGAGATATCGTTCGAATGGTACACGCAGTAAATTCAGGACACCCAGGAGGTTCTTTAGGATGTGCAGAATTTATTACCTGTTTGTATCAAGAAATCATGGAATACTCTACTGATTTTAAAATGGATGGGAATAACGAAGATTTATTCTTTTTATCAAACGGACATATATCGCCAGTTTTTTATAGTGTTTTAGCACATAGTGGATTTTTTCCAGTAGCAGAATTAGCTACTTTTAGAAAATTAAACACCCGTTTACAAGGGCATCCAACAACTCACGACCATTTACCAGGTATCCGTATTGCTTCGGGTTCTTTAGGGCAAGGAATGAGCGTTGCTATTGGAGCAGCAGAGGCTAAAAAGTTAAACCAAGATGATAAAATTGTATATACATTACATGGTGATGGTGAGTTACAAGAAGGTCAGAACTGGGAAGCAGCAATGTATGCATCAGCTAAAAAAGTTGATAATTTAATTGCTACAATCGATGTAAACGAAAAGCAAATTGACGGAACAACAGACCAAGTATTAGCAATGGGGAGCTTACAAGCTAAATTTGAAGCTTTTGGTTGGGATGTATTAAAAATTAAAAAAGGAAATGATGTAGAAGCTATTTTAAAAGGAATGGCTGAAGCAAAATCTCGCACTGGTAAAGGAAAACCAGTTTGTGTATTATTATATACCGAAATGGGGAACGGAATCGATTTTATGATGAATACACACGCTTGGCATGGTAAAGCACCAAATGATGAGCAGTTAGCAGAATCATTAGCTCAA encodes:
- a CDS encoding transketolase, with product MPTTQQLQDFTQQVRRDIVRMVHAVNSGHPGGSLGCAEFITCLYQEIMEYSTDFKMDGNNEDLFFLSNGHISPVFYSVLAHSGFFPVAELATFRKLNTRLQGHPTTHDHLPGIRIASGSLGQGMSVAIGAAEAKKLNQDDKIVYTLHGDGELQEGQNWEAAMYASAKKVDNLIATIDVNEKQIDGTTDQVLAMGSLQAKFEAFGWDVLKIKKGNDVEAILKGMAEAKSRTGKGKPVCVLLYTEMGNGIDFMMNTHAWHGKAPNDEQLAESLAQNPETLGDY